AAAACATCGCTTTCGGCATGGAGGAAATCAACCTTCCGGATAGCGAGAAAAAGCGCCGCATCGCCTATTATACCGATATGGTCGGACTCGGTGGCTTTGAGCGGGCGTACCCCAACCAGCTTTCCGGCGGCATGAGGCAGCGGGTAGGCATCGCGCGGGCTTTGGCCATACAGCCTGACCTATTGCTGATGGATGAGCCGTTTTCCGCGTTGGACGCGCAAACCCGCACGATCATGCAGGAAGAGCTCCTGGCGATCTGGGAAAAAACCCGCCTCAGCACTTTGTACGTTACCCATAACATCGCCGAGGCCGTATACCTTGCCGACCGGATAGTGGTGTTGTCCCGCCGCCCCGGCCGCGTGATCAAAATACTTTCCATCGGGATGCCGCGCGCGGAACGTACCCTGCCGGAAAACGCCGCCGTTTTTAGCGCCTGGACGGACGATATATGGAAAAGCATAAAAAATGACGCGCTGGAAGCTTTGCGGGAGGTGGACGCCAATGATTGAGGGATACCGCCGGCCGGCGGCGAACCGGCTGGCGTTCCTCGACGTGAAATATCCGCCGTGGCTGTCCGCCGCCTCGCTTGCCGCCGCCTTCGCCGTTTGGGAAGCAATCGCCCGCGCCGGGTTTGTGTCGGAGCTTTTTCTGCCCGCCCCTTCCGGCGTGCTGCGGGAAGGTTTGGAAATGTTGCAAAGCGGCGAGATTTTTGCCAATCTCGCCGCCAGTTTGTACCGCATCCTTATGGGCTATGCCATAGGATGCGCTTTTGGGCTTGCCGCCGGCCTGGTTACGGGCATGTCCAAACTCGCCGACATTACCGGGACGCCCATCATTTACGCTCTTTATCCTGTCCCCAAAATTGCGCTCCTGCCGCTGATCATCCTCTGGCTGGGCATAGGCGAAATCTCAAAAATCACGGTCATCGCCTTGGGCGTTTTTTTTCCGGTGGCCATCAACACCTGGGCGGGCGTAAAAAACGTTGACCCGCTTTTTGTCAAAGTGGCGGCCAGCTTTCGCGCCACGCGGTTTAGCCTCGTGCGCAAAGTCATATTGCCGGGCGCCTTGCCGACAATCTTTGCCGGCCTCAAGCTGTCCGCCGGCACTTCTTTGCTCATGCTGGTCGCCGCCGAGATGATCGCCGCCCAGGAAGGCATCGGCGCGATGATCCTTCATTACGGCGACCTTATGCTGACCACCAAACTTATGGTGGGGGTAATCATTTTGTCCCTGCTCGGGCTGGTTTTCACCAATTCCCTGCAATTTTTGGAGAAAAAGATCGTCCCCTGGAAATAAAGCGGCCGGAAATGTTCGGCCAGGCAAAAATTTTTCTTGACAAGCGCAGGATAGTGGGATAGAATGTCCTTAAAACATATATGATTTATATGCTTAATATGAATTAAGGTGGAGGCGATGACATGGCGAAAATAGCAAAAGGGCTTACGGACCTCATTGGGAAAACCCCGCTTTTGCAGTTGGACGGATACGCCAAAAAGGAAAATTTGGCGGCGAACATCATAGGCAAGCTGGAGTATTACAATCCGGCGGGCAGCGTAAAGGATCGCATTGCCAAATCCATGATTGAGGACGCGGAAAAAAGCGGCAAATTAAAGCCCGACTCGGTCATAATCGAGCCGACCAGCGGCAACACCGGCATCGGGCTGGCTTCGGTGGCGGCCGCCCGCGGCTACCGCATTATCCTGACCATGCCGGAGACGATGAGCATTGAGCGGCGCCGGCTGCTCAACGCCTACGGCGCGGAGCTTGTTTTGACCGAAGGTGCCAAGGGCATGAAAGGGGCGATTGAGCGCGCGGCGCAATTAGCGGCGGAAACGCCCAACTCCTTTGTCCCGGGACAGTTTGTCAACCCGGCCAACCCGGCGATCCACAAGACGACGACCGGCCCGGAAATATGGGAGGACACCGACGGCAAAGTGGACGTGTTTGTCTCCGGCATCGGCACGGGCGGCACGATCACGGGCGCGGGCGAATATTTGCGGGAGAAAAACCCCAAAATAAAGATTGTCGCCGTGGAACCTTTCGACTCGCCCGTATTGTCCGAAGGCAAGGCCGGCCCACATAAAATACAGGGCATTGGGCCGGGCTTTGTGCCGGAAATCCTCAATACCGGCGTTTACGACGAGATCATTAAGGTGCGCAACGAGGACGCCTACAAAGCCAGCCGGACGGTAGCCAAAACCGAAGGCCTCCTGGTGGGCATCTCCTCCGGCGCGGCGCTTTGGGCGGCGGCCGAAGTGGCAAGGCGGCCTGAATACAAAGGCAAGAACATTGTGGCCATCCTTCCCGACACAGGCGAACGCTACCTGTCCACGGAACTGTTCGGAGAATAAGCCGGCGCGGCATTGGCGCAACGCGAATGTCCAAGCTGAATGCAAAAAAATAAAGGCGGGCGGCGGCAAAACAATTGCCGCCGCCCGCCTTTTTGCGCAAAAGGCCACCGTCCGGGCGGTTTTTTTGTTTGCGGCCGATTTTTCGTCCTGCTTTGACCCAAAGGCGCGCCGAATTACGGGTTGGCCTGCGTTTTGCGCCGCGCTCTGTCAGCGGTACGAAAAGCTGAAAACCGAAACGCAAAACGTCGAGGCGCTCAAGCGTACCGCCGAGCAGATTGCGCGGTGCGGCAAGGCGGATATGGAGAGGGCGAAGGAGCGGAAGCGCGGGCATGAAATTAGAAGGCGAGACAGAAACAAGGGGAACGGCTTCCGCTCCCCTTGTTGTTCGCCAAACTTAACGGCCAGGCGGCTATAGATACTTATCAAGCACGGCGGATTTTGCAATTTTCAATTCGTCGAGCCGCGCCCGCAGTTGGGAGATTTCCGCTTCGCGCTTCTCAATCGCCGCAACGCATTCTCTCTGCTTTTCGAGCGGTGGAAGCGGTATTTTATACTCCAAAACCTTTGCTTTGTCCGCTCGCGGCATTTTTACGCCGCTGCCGATATGCTCCATCTCATAAGCGAAGAATTCATCGGAGGACAGATGGCAGAACACATATTTCGGCAGAGCCTTGTCCGTATCAATGCGAATAGCCAAAACATCATTTGAGCAACCGCCAACCCTATCGGCAAGCCACGCCTTTTTGAGATAGGGACGGATATTCGACAGAAGTATATCGCCCTTATCATAAGCAGTTACTTTTCCGCTAATTGGAACATAATTTGAATCCGTTCGTCCCTCGACATTTTGGAGCAAATTGTCAACGCCAATATAATTCGTGGCTGACAACTCCGAAAAATCTATTCTCGCCGTCACATACTCGGCAAAATCGGATAATTTCGTATTAGCTTCGCCGCTGTTTTTCATAAGTCCGGCTATACTATCCTTTGCGGTCGCAAAGCGAACACGGGTGTCTGTTTCCTCGCGTTCCAACGCCTCAAGCTCTGCGACTATTTGCCGCTGGATGCCAAGCGGAGGGAGTGGAATTTTGATGCCGGAAACCCGCTCTATATTTAGATTCTGAACTACCCCGCCAAGTGATTCGATCCTGAGTTGCTCTTGGACATTTGCGGAGCAGAGAATATAATACAGATATTCCTTGCTTATGTTAGTGGAAATTTCAGACAAAAGCAACCAGCCATCGTGGATACATCCAGAAATATTAAGTATATAAGGTCTGCCGGTACTCATTGAATTAGAAACGACCATATCGCCGACGGATACCGCTTTGGATTTCAATGCTCCTTCTTTTGTGATTTTTTCATTGGCACCATTGATATACTTATCTTCAATTGCCGCGTCGCCGATTTTTATCCAATTTACCCCACTGATATCGTTAGTCAAATACTTGCTGATAGGTCGGGGGGAAGCTCCTCTCGAAATACTTAAAAGATTACTAAGCGCAACAAGCGGATATCGGGAAACCATCTTCGTTTTCTTGCTCAAATTAACCCGCTTATCAAATTTTCTTGTGCCGTAGTCAAAGAAAGCGCACATACGGCCGTATGAAACGTGATTTGACACAGCTTCGCCAATCTCTGCGGCGGACTTGCCGAGGAAGGCATTGTAGATATAGCTGTTTACCTTTTGCGGGTTAAGTGGGTTGCCGCTTTCATCAAACAGTTTCGTGCCGGCAGGGAGCAGCTTTATGCCCTCATACCCGCGCCGCTCGCTGAACTCATAGCCCAAAAACGCCTTTTCGTCCTGCTTCTGACCGGACTTCACGACTACTACATTCTGCTCATATGTAAGCAGGAAGTACAGCATTTTTTCATCTTCCGATGTTATGCACCGCTTGCACACCCGCGATAAATAATCCGCAAAAAGATAGTGTGTTTGTATGCGTTCATTCGGGGTGTGACGCAGAAATGATTCAAAGTCAGTAATGGATATGCCATCATACTGGGCAGTTATAAATTTGGCAACATCGCTCAAAAACTCTTGGGATAAAAACTCCGTTCTGCCGCAAATAAAATTTTCGACGTCAATTTTTACCTTCTTGGTTATGTCGGCAGGCTTGACTTTTCTATCGGCAATGGCTTTGCCGTTTAATTTGTCAATTAAATATGCCTCAAGTTTAGCTTTTTCCTCAGAAATTATTTGGTCATAAACGAGCCGTCCATAATCTTTAACATAATCAGTCCATAACTCGTGAGACTGCATCGCCTTGCTCGGCATACCGCATACCAACGATTTATAATCGTCAAACGCCAAACCATCATAGACGTTTGCGACAAACTTCGAGTAGGCGCGCTCAATGCCCGCGACCGTAACGTCAAGCCCGTCCTGGAAAAATTTGCTTATGGCTTGCGTTATCTTCTCGTGGTCATTGTCGGGGCGGCGTTCAAGGAATAAGACAATGGTGTTTGTCCCCGTTTTCATAAACGTGCCGGAGCCAAGTTCGACAATAGATTTCACTTTGAAATACTTGAAAATTATTTCGCGTGTGCGCGAATAAATCCCACCGTTCGAGAACATCGAACTCGGCAAAATAACGCCTGCCCACCCTCCAACCTTAAGGAGTTGCTTCATGCGCTCGACGAACAGGCACTCAATCTCGGAACTGTTATTGGTTAGGCTGCCGTATAGGTCAAAAGACTCCTCGCCGTGTTTGAGTACAGTCTTAAATGCCTGTACGGAATACGGAGGGTTTGAAATAAGTATGTCAAACTGCCCGTTGTCCTTTTTGCTGCCGGACAAGGTGTTTCTAAGCTTGTCCCTATATTCCTCCGAGCGTTCAAAGTTATCGAGTCCATTGCCCCACACGATAGTGGCTTCGCCGTCGCCGTTAAAGAACGCGCTGACTTTCGCGGTCTTGACAAGGCGGTTATCGAAGTCAATCCCATAGACGTATTCCCTGGCCCACGAAAACTTAACGTCCCCGCGCCAAGAATTAAGCTTGCCGCGCACGCTCGGGGAAGCCTTTGCGACATCCGCGCACTCAATAATCGTCTGCATTTTAGACATAAACTCGGTAAGGAAATGTCCGCTTCCGCAGGCATAGTCAATGGCCGCGGGCAAAGGATCCGCTTCTTTGCCGTCAATCCTGCCTTGTACAAGCTCACGTAACGGCAAGGACGATATTATAAACCGCGCAATGGGTACGGGCGTAAAAAACTGCCCCGCCTCTTGTTTCATGCTCGTATTGAGCATTTTCTCGAAGAAGTTGCCCAAAAACTCGTGTTTTTGCTCATAGCGGAATTTATAATGTTGCAAAAGCTCCACTATTTCGCGCACAACCTTGGCGTTAAGCTGAAACGTCTTTTCGTCTTGCACTTCAACGAAAGCGAAGTTAGGGCTTTTCTTCAAACGCGTATCGCTGAACATATCCATTAGCTTTTTCTTGTGTGCTGTGTCGCCTATGCCAAGTTCTTGCAGGACTTTGTCTACATCGCTTTCGGAATGGTCGATAACGCGTATTTCAAGAAAACGCCACATGCCTTCTTTGTAAAGGTCGTTAAGCGTCATTTGCAGTTTCTCGTCCGACAGTCCATGCCAACACTGAAATTGCAGTTCATCGTCGGGATTTTTGTCTTCGTCAATGATTTTGCAGACAAAAAGATTAAGTAATTTATTGAACGCGTTCGGTTTGTCGGATATACCGTTATGGCGCAAAATCTCCATAATGTGGTTGTAAATTTTGCCGCTGTCGTCCGCTTTCATATTCTGCAACATTCCATAGGTCAGTCGCTTATGGACAATGTTGTAGGGCGCGGCATAACTTTCGAAGATGCCGTTGTCTTTGAAAAGTTTATTCCAATGTTCATAAATATCCTTGGTTTCGGATAACCTCGCCCATTCATCTTGCACGTCAACTATACTGTTGACGTATTGCGTTTTCCCATCCACTAAATGTGAAGCATACAAGCAAAGATAAGATGCGGCAGTTGCATTTTTGTAGTATGTAAATAACTGTCCGCCGTCTTTGAGCATCTTGTCACGTTCTTTGCTGTACTCAGTTCCCCACGTCTTGCACTCAATCATCAAAAACGGCTTGCCGCCGGAATGTTTCACCAAAATGTCGAGCTGTCCGGAATGTCCTCGCCCGGAAGGGTATACCTTTTCCAGTTCAATCGCGTTTGGCGCATAGCCTGTATCCAACAGGCGTACGACGCAATCCAATATAACGAAGTTTTCGGGATGGGAAAAGTTGCTCGTTGTGCCGTTCCCGATGACTATACGGAAATTTTCGTCTGCCGCGGTGTCAACATACTCAATACGTTCGTTGGCAACATCCACGCGAATAGTATATCCGTTGTGACGCGGGTACACTTTCTCGTAGACATCGCGCCTGCCGTCTGCCGGGGCGAAGTCCATTGCCAACACTATATTTCGCGGATCTATCGGCTGCCGCATAGTCGCCTCTCCCTACATGTGATATCATGTGCCGGACATTGAGCGGCTGGGCAAAGGTGGACACCTCATAGCTGAAAGCTGCTCCGAGCTATGATATCACATTCTTAACTGTTTGTCAATAGGCAAATTGGAAAGTTTTCAGAAAATTTTGATTGTAGTTTTCTCGGAGCTGGTATTGACAACAAAACGCGTGTTATATATTATATAGAAGTAAATGTATGTTAAAATATGTTAACGCATATCGGCGCATGTTAACAATATAGGCGCAAGAGAGGCGGCGGGGCGGCTTTTTCCCGCAGCGTCCGGCAACAGGCAACATAATTATAGAAAATGTTACCTGTTGCTTTTTTGTTTTTGCTGGCAAACACGGGGTTTCCCGCGTTTTTTTATTTTGCCCGCCGGAAATTGGCGCTTTCCCCTCCAAGCGCCCATCGGCTCTGTGGGCGGCTAACGGCCAAACTACAGGTAACATTTTCTATAATTCCGTTACTTATGGCAAAAAGCGATATTTGCCGCCCTTATGGGAAGCCGCAAATAAAAAATGCACACCAAAAGCGATTGGCGGTTTCCGGCAAGAATTTGACAAGGAGAAAACATAAATGTTGTTTACTAAACGGCTGTCAATAGTTCCTACAATGCGTTGTACGCTTCGGTGCAAACTGTGTTCAAACCATATGCCGAAATTCAAAAATCCCATTGACGCGACCATGGACGAGATGAGAAACGATATTGACGCCCTTTTTCTTATATTTGATCATATTGAGTGGCTGCAATTTGTCGGCGGGGAGATATTTTTGCACAATGCGTTGGCGGACACTTTAGAATATTGCAAAAAATACAAAGATAAATTTGATCTGCTTGTCATTGAAAGCAATGCAACTATTCTGCCGCGCGGCATGGATTTTGACGTCCTGGAAAGCTATGGCCCCAAGGTAAAAGTCATGATAAGCAATTATGGCAATCTGTCAAGGCAACTGGCCAAGTTCACAGAAGAACTCGATAAACGCAAAATTCAATATATCCTGAAAAGGTACTATGGCAATGAACAGCACTGCGGCGGATGGATAGACAATACGGCGCGCCGCGACTTATTGGAACCGGATAGCTTTGTTGCGCTTCGGTCCGCTTTATGCCCGCAGGTGAGGCTGGAAAATATGCATGTGTATCGCGGCAAGTTGCATAGATGTTCAAATTCATTGTTTTTATCGGAACTGGGCGTGTGCATTTTAAATGATCGCGACTATGTTGAATTGGAGCCGCGTATTTCATTGGCCGAGAAACGCGACATAATAAAATCGTTTTACGGCTATCCGCGAAAATCCTGCCATTATTGTACATGGAAGGATGCGGATAGTTTGTTGCGGCATCCGGCGGCGGAACAGCTAAACGAAGCTTTGTTCATCAGCAGTAAGTGAATGTTCGCCCCTTGACGCATTTTGCGCTTGATAGCCCGCGCTGGGGCCACTTGTGCGGCACGACCTGCCGGCAATGAAAATATACGAAATGCTTAAACGGAAAAGAGCGATAGATACCATGCCTAAAATAATTCTCTACACACATGCGTATAACGCGGAAAGGACGATTGGCCGCACAATTGACAGCGTCATCGCCCAAACGCATAACGACTGGGCCTACTATTGCCTTGACAATGGCTCAACTGACGACACAGGCATCATAATCGACGAATATGCCGCAAAAGATCCGCGCATAGTCGCTTTGCGCAACAAGGCAAACATACGAGGGGCATTGCGATTGCAAAAACATGACCAACAATTCGCGTTCTCGAGGCAATTTGATTACTTTGCCAATCTTGACGCCGACGATACTTATGAACCGGGCTTTTTCAGTGAAATGCTCATGTTCCTGACAAAACACAACCTCGAGATTGCCAGTTGCCGTTCAAACTTTGTTGACTATGCGACAGGAGATATAAATAACGAATATATACTTGAGCGCGACCTGTTGATTTCCGGCGAAGGTTTCGGAACCCTTTTCCCTGAATATTTCCGCTTCTTCGGGCAACTGTGGGGAAACCTGATTTCATGCGAATTGCTTCGCCGGGTAGACTACGATATGCTTGATAGCCATTTGGCGGCTTTTGACATGGCGCATTGCAGCGATAACGTGTACATGCTGTTTTTGCTGCGCTACGCCAAAAAGGCCGGCATACTTGCAAGGTTGCTGCATAACTATTACATAAGTCCCAACAGTTTTTCCCAATCGAACAATTTAGGGAAAAGGCTTGTCGACATGAAAAAAAGGCCTGAATTGTGCCGAATGTTTTTGCGTGAAAAAATAGGATATATTTCTGATGCGAACGACAATTATATAATTGACTTTACGAAGCGAGCGGTTGCCGAAGTACAAGCCTTCATGATAGGCGCAAAATCCGCTGACAACATAAGCCATTGAATGGCCGCCAATTTGTTTGGCGCCGCCAATGAGGACAAAATTAAGCATGCTGAGGAGAAACGGCTATGAAATATGGGCTTATCGTGGACTTTGGCGCTCCGTGCAGCAATTTCGGGGACTACGTGCAATCCGTTGCGATAGAGTTCCTATATCAGGAAATGGGGATTGCGCAAAGCCAAATCGTCAACATTACGCAAGCCGAACTGTCGGCATATGACGGCGAACAATTATTGCTTCCTTACAGCTATGTTTTGCATCTTTTCGTATTTCCCGGTTACGGGGCGGTTAGGCTTTCGCCTAAAATTACGCCTGTATTTTTGGGCGGCAGCTTTTCGTTCACGCAGTTCGGCGGCAGGTATCCATTGGACAAAGTTGCGGACGAACAAAACGGTTGGTTTGCTATGTTCAGGCGCGCCGCCCCGATTGGGTGCCGCGATGAGTTCACGCGCAAATTTTTGGCTGACCACGGTATAGCAGCTTACCTTCAGGGGTGCATCACCAACATATTTCCGCGCAGGGCAAACGGATGTTATAAGAAAACATTGCTCGTTGACCTGGCAAATGACGCATTGCCGCACATACCGGGCGAAATACTGGAAAATGCCGAAATATTAAGCAATTACGCGCCAAATTATGAATTGACAGTACAAGAAAACTATCGGCGCGTCAAAGAGCGCTACGATTATTACCGCGACAATGCCGCATTGGTAGTAACTTCGCGCTATCATGTAGCCCTGCCCTGCAACGCTATGGGCATTCCTTGCATATTTATTGAGCGCAAGGTCAATTACTACTCGAAAGATATACGATTGGATTCTTTGCACCCGTATATTCAATTTGTCAGCGGCGACGACTATTCCGGCGTTGACTGGCATCCGCAATGGCGCGATTTTCACGAGCTCAAAGCGTCAATTGTCGCGCTGTCTGCTGCGAGAATTCGCGAGGCATACACCCGCTTTATGGAAACGGGACGCATACGCCGTTTTTTTCAGCCGCGAATTGACGAATGGCTGCTTGCCGATGCGGGCGAAGCGGTCTATAAAACAAGGCTGCGCAAGTTTGTGCGCAAGCATCATGACAACGCGGCGGGACGCTTCTACATTTGGGGAGCGATAAAGCTGTTATGCGATGGGGACGGCGTCGTTTTGGCGAACATTGTCAGGGACGTCAACCCGAATTTGCAATTCGCGGGTTGGATTGATACGTTCAAGACGGGTTTGCTGGCGCAGCGCCCGATATTTCACCCAGATGATTTCACTTTGGCCGACAACGAATTCGTAGTAGTTGCGGCGGAAACTGCCGCCGCCGCCGCATTGGGGCGCTTTAGGCAAATGGGCCTGAATAGCGCCCAATACCTGATTCTTGCCAACACAATGGTTGGGCAACGCGATTTAGAGGATGAAAAAATCAGGCGGGGTATCCTGTGAAATACGGTTTGTTGATAGATTTCGGCGCGCCGCATTGCAATTTCGGCGATTATGTTCAGTCCGTTGCCATTGAGTATTTGTACGATCTGATGGGCATACCGTACAATGAAATTGTTAAGATTACGCAATCGGAACTCGCAACGTATGACGGCGAACAGTTGCTGCTTCCATACAATTATGTGCTTCATTTTCTCGTAAATCCGAAAGATGGCGGCGCGTTGCTGTCGGATAAAATAACGCCCGTATTCTTCGGCGCGAGCGTAGAGTTTGCTACATTGTTTGACGCGTTCCCGCTTTCTAATTTTACGGCCCCCGGCAATAAATGGCTTGAATTGTTCAGGCAGACAGCCCCGATTGGTTGCCGCGACGCGTTCACCTGCGATTTTTTGAACAAGATAGGGATATCGTCCTATTTGCAAGGGTGCATCACAAATATTTTGCCGCGCAGGCAGAGCGGGGAATACGGCAAAGTCCTTCTGATAGATTGCCCGAACGAGGTTTTGCCGCACATCCCGGACGACATCCTTTCCATAGCCGAAGCAATGAGCAACGCGGAACACATAGGCGATTTGACGGTTGAGGAAAATTACCAAAAGATTAAGCGGCGCTACGACTATTACCGCGACAACGCCGCGCTCATTGTAACTGCGCGTTATCATGTCGCAACGCCCTGCAACGCAATGGGCATTCCCACTATATTTGTAAAGCGCCCGTACGACAAGCACGTGAAAGATATTCGCCTGGATACGCTTAACCCGGGCATATCGCTCTACACGGGCGAAACATTGGACGCAATTGATTGGAAGCCCCAATATTGTGATTTCAATGAATACAAAACGGCGCTTATGCGATTGGCAATGGCCCGTATTGACGAAACGCGGGAACGGTTTACGCAAGGCGCCAAAATACGGCATTTATTTGCGGCCGGCAGAAAATAGTAGTTTAAAGCGTATCCATATCGCAATGCTTGCGG
The genomic region above belongs to Acidaminococcales bacterium and contains:
- a CDS encoding ABC transporter ATP-binding protein; amino-acid sequence: MKVVIEKVSKIYVNHRGEKLPVLSDVSLTVHPEEFVVLVGPSGCGKSTLLNMVGELLSPTAGEIYFTGLPDGRPPLVGVVFQEIGLFPWRSVYENIAFGMEEINLPDSEKKRRIAYYTDMVGLGGFERAYPNQLSGGMRQRVGIARALAIQPDLLLMDEPFSALDAQTRTIMQEELLAIWEKTRLSTLYVTHNIAEAVYLADRIVVLSRRPGRVIKILSIGMPRAERTLPENAAVFSAWTDDIWKSIKNDALEALREVDAND
- a CDS encoding ABC transporter permease, which encodes MIEGYRRPAANRLAFLDVKYPPWLSAASLAAAFAVWEAIARAGFVSELFLPAPSGVLREGLEMLQSGEIFANLAASLYRILMGYAIGCAFGLAAGLVTGMSKLADITGTPIIYALYPVPKIALLPLIILWLGIGEISKITVIALGVFFPVAINTWAGVKNVDPLFVKVAASFRATRFSLVRKVILPGALPTIFAGLKLSAGTSLLMLVAAEMIAAQEGIGAMILHYGDLMLTTKLMVGVIILSLLGLVFTNSLQFLEKKIVPWK
- the cysK gene encoding cysteine synthase A produces the protein MAKIAKGLTDLIGKTPLLQLDGYAKKENLAANIIGKLEYYNPAGSVKDRIAKSMIEDAEKSGKLKPDSVIIEPTSGNTGIGLASVAAARGYRIILTMPETMSIERRRLLNAYGAELVLTEGAKGMKGAIERAAQLAAETPNSFVPGQFVNPANPAIHKTTTGPEIWEDTDGKVDVFVSGIGTGGTITGAGEYLREKNPKIKIVAVEPFDSPVLSEGKAGPHKIQGIGPGFVPEILNTGVYDEIIKVRNEDAYKASRTVAKTEGLLVGISSGAALWAAAEVARRPEYKGKNIVAILPDTGERYLSTELFGE
- a CDS encoding N-6 DNA methylase codes for the protein MDFAPADGRRDVYEKVYPRHNGYTIRVDVANERIEYVDTAADENFRIVIGNGTTSNFSHPENFVILDCVVRLLDTGYAPNAIELEKVYPSGRGHSGQLDILVKHSGGKPFLMIECKTWGTEYSKERDKMLKDGGQLFTYYKNATAASYLCLYASHLVDGKTQYVNSIVDVQDEWARLSETKDIYEHWNKLFKDNGIFESYAAPYNIVHKRLTYGMLQNMKADDSGKIYNHIMEILRHNGISDKPNAFNKLLNLFVCKIIDEDKNPDDELQFQCWHGLSDEKLQMTLNDLYKEGMWRFLEIRVIDHSESDVDKVLQELGIGDTAHKKKLMDMFSDTRLKKSPNFAFVEVQDEKTFQLNAKVVREIVELLQHYKFRYEQKHEFLGNFFEKMLNTSMKQEAGQFFTPVPIARFIISSLPLRELVQGRIDGKEADPLPAAIDYACGSGHFLTEFMSKMQTIIECADVAKASPSVRGKLNSWRGDVKFSWAREYVYGIDFDNRLVKTAKVSAFFNGDGEATIVWGNGLDNFERSEEYRDKLRNTLSGSKKDNGQFDILISNPPYSVQAFKTVLKHGEESFDLYGSLTNNSSEIECLFVERMKQLLKVGGWAGVILPSSMFSNGGIYSRTREIIFKYFKVKSIVELGSGTFMKTGTNTIVLFLERRPDNDHEKITQAISKFFQDGLDVTVAGIERAYSKFVANVYDGLAFDDYKSLVCGMPSKAMQSHELWTDYVKDYGRLVYDQIISEEKAKLEAYLIDKLNGKAIADRKVKPADITKKVKIDVENFICGRTEFLSQEFLSDVAKFITAQYDGISITDFESFLRHTPNERIQTHYLFADYLSRVCKRCITSEDEKMLYFLLTYEQNVVVVKSGQKQDEKAFLGYEFSERRGYEGIKLLPAGTKLFDESGNPLNPQKVNSYIYNAFLGKSAAEIGEAVSNHVSYGRMCAFFDYGTRKFDKRVNLSKKTKMVSRYPLVALSNLLSISRGASPRPISKYLTNDISGVNWIKIGDAAIEDKYINGANEKITKEGALKSKAVSVGDMVVSNSMSTGRPYILNISGCIHDGWLLLSEISTNISKEYLYYILCSANVQEQLRIESLGGVVQNLNIERVSGIKIPLPPLGIQRQIVAELEALEREETDTRVRFATAKDSIAGLMKNSGEANTKLSDFAEYVTARIDFSELSATNYIGVDNLLQNVEGRTDSNYVPISGKVTAYDKGDILLSNIRPYLKKAWLADRVGGCSNDVLAIRIDTDKALPKYVFCHLSSDEFFAYEMEHIGSGVKMPRADKAKVLEYKIPLPPLEKQRECVAAIEKREAEISQLRARLDELKIAKSAVLDKYL
- a CDS encoding glycosyltransferase family 2 protein; this translates as MPKIILYTHAYNAERTIGRTIDSVIAQTHNDWAYYCLDNGSTDDTGIIIDEYAAKDPRIVALRNKANIRGALRLQKHDQQFAFSRQFDYFANLDADDTYEPGFFSEMLMFLTKHNLEIASCRSNFVDYATGDINNEYILERDLLISGEGFGTLFPEYFRFFGQLWGNLISCELLRRVDYDMLDSHLAAFDMAHCSDNVYMLFLLRYAKKAGILARLLHNYYISPNSFSQSNNLGKRLVDMKKRPELCRMFLREKIGYISDANDNYIIDFTKRAVAEVQAFMIGAKSADNISH
- a CDS encoding polysaccharide pyruvyl transferase family protein, encoding MKYGLIVDFGAPCSNFGDYVQSVAIEFLYQEMGIAQSQIVNITQAELSAYDGEQLLLPYSYVLHLFVFPGYGAVRLSPKITPVFLGGSFSFTQFGGRYPLDKVADEQNGWFAMFRRAAPIGCRDEFTRKFLADHGIAAYLQGCITNIFPRRANGCYKKTLLVDLANDALPHIPGEILENAEILSNYAPNYELTVQENYRRVKERYDYYRDNAALVVTSRYHVALPCNAMGIPCIFIERKVNYYSKDIRLDSLHPYIQFVSGDDYSGVDWHPQWRDFHELKASIVALSAARIREAYTRFMETGRIRRFFQPRIDEWLLADAGEAVYKTRLRKFVRKHHDNAAGRFYIWGAIKLLCDGDGVVLANIVRDVNPNLQFAGWIDTFKTGLLAQRPIFHPDDFTLADNEFVVVAAETAAAAALGRFRQMGLNSAQYLILANTMVGQRDLEDEKIRRGIL
- a CDS encoding polysaccharide pyruvyl transferase family protein, with protein sequence MKYGLLIDFGAPHCNFGDYVQSVAIEYLYDLMGIPYNEIVKITQSELATYDGEQLLLPYNYVLHFLVNPKDGGALLSDKITPVFFGASVEFATLFDAFPLSNFTAPGNKWLELFRQTAPIGCRDAFTCDFLNKIGISSYLQGCITNILPRRQSGEYGKVLLIDCPNEVLPHIPDDILSIAEAMSNAEHIGDLTVEENYQKIKRRYDYYRDNAALIVTARYHVATPCNAMGIPTIFVKRPYDKHVKDIRLDTLNPGISLYTGETLDAIDWKPQYCDFNEYKTALMRLAMARIDETRERFTQGAKIRHLFAAGRK